The Phycisphaerae bacterium region AACCGGCTTGGATGAAGAAATCACTTCGTGCCATGAAACTATCGGAACTGGTCACTACGGCGACGCCTCGGCACTTACTCTTCTTGGCGTCCCTGAGACAACTATCCAGGAGAAGAGCGCCAAGCCCTTTCCCTTTGTGTTTGCCGTTGACCATCAGGCAGTGGATGACGAAGTAACCTTCCGCCTCCACTGGTCTCCATGCATGATGGCCAAGGGTGTACTCTATCATTCCAATGTCACCGAATTCCTTGGAGCGCAGCACCTTGAATTTCAGGCCTTCCGTGTAGCGCTTCTTGAGCCAATCCCTCTTGCGGCGAGGTCCCACCAGGTTGCTGCCGGCCCTGTAGCCGCAGAATCCGCACGCGCCGATGTTCTCGGCGTTGGTTTCGACGATTTGGTACTCTCTCATCTCTTGACCCCGATCGATTGCAGAACAAGTGATTATGCGAGTCTGGATGACATCCCACGCCCGGGCGATATCCGACGGATCGGGAGCCCAGGAAGGGTCATAGACCATTCTTTAGCCTCCCTTCGGTCCGCCGCCCGCCCATTATATACCTTCGAAACCCCGTCAGGTCTCCGGCTTCTCCTCTCCGTGTCCTCGGTGTCTTGGTGGTTCGATTCGCCTTCTCCCTCGGACTCACCTCGCGAGCATCGGCCCCATCGCCAGCTCACCGGGACCTGGCCGACGAAGGCCGGCCCCTCTGAACCCGGCCGGTAGGTGCGGAACGCCCCCGTGGGGAGCCCGCCGGAATCGACGACGCCGGTCTACCAGCGTACATCCAGAATA contains the following coding sequences:
- a CDS encoding GNAT family N-acetyltransferase; this encodes MVYDPSWAPDPSDIARAWDVIQTRIITCSAIDRGQEMREYQIVETNAENIGACGFCGYRAGSNLVGPRRKRDWLKKRYTEGLKFKVLRSKEFGDIGMIEYTLGHHAWRPVEAEGYFVIHCLMVNGKHKGKGLGALLLDSCLRDAKKSKCRGVAVVTSSDSFMARSDFFIQAGFVPVDSSTPYELLAKKLNKTAPDPRFIVQRERALRRYKKGLTILAADQCPYVPKCAAEIAQAARALGLKPRVVRIRSAKASRELPTPYGVFSIIYDGRLIAERPVSATRFKNIMSNQGSRPLYRGIK